In Pleurocapsa sp. PCC 7319, the following are encoded in one genomic region:
- a CDS encoding DUF3326 domain-containing protein, producing MSPFTVVLIVPTGVGAAIGGYAGDALPVARAIAHMGDRLITHPNVLNGAQLYWPLDNTYYVEGYGLDRFAANQWGLRPVRQNKVGLLLDRGIEPELRLRHIQAADATRATLGLNLTDYVITDAPLAVELRTADSGASWGTIGNPGSLLRAAEKLISQAGAEAIAVVARFPDDEDSPELQNYRHGEGVDHLAGAEAVISHLIVRNFQIPAAHAPALKPLAVDSDISPRAAAEELGYTFLPCVIVGLSRAPQFITETKSSIPEVMWADSVNVAIVPYSACGGSGILSLSNSSTQIIAVTNNSTEIYVPPEPLGIKVITVNSYLEALGVLVAQRAGIDFRVLNPDLSSLRRLSENSGKS from the coding sequence ATGTCCCCGTTTACTGTAGTTCTGATTGTTCCCACAGGAGTAGGAGCGGCAATCGGTGGCTATGCGGGAGATGCTCTCCCCGTCGCCCGCGCGATCGCCCATATGGGTGATCGTTTGATTACTCATCCCAATGTCCTTAATGGAGCGCAACTTTATTGGCCGTTAGATAATACTTACTATGTCGAAGGTTATGGCTTAGATCGGTTTGCTGCCAACCAATGGGGCTTGCGTCCCGTAAGGCAAAATAAGGTCGGTTTGCTACTTGATCGAGGTATCGAACCTGAATTGCGACTACGACATATCCAAGCCGCCGATGCTACTAGGGCAACCTTAGGGCTAAATTTAACTGATTATGTAATTACTGATGCTCCATTAGCAGTTGAATTACGTACCGCCGATTCTGGTGCCAGCTGGGGGACTATCGGTAATCCTGGAAGTTTACTTAGAGCAGCAGAGAAGCTAATTAGTCAGGCAGGAGCAGAAGCGATCGCTGTAGTAGCTCGTTTCCCCGATGACGAGGATAGTCCAGAATTACAAAACTATCGTCATGGCGAAGGAGTAGATCACCTAGCAGGGGCAGAAGCAGTAATTTCACACTTAATTGTGCGTAATTTTCAAATTCCCGCTGCTCATGCTCCCGCACTGAAACCTTTAGCCGTTGATTCTGATATATCTCCCCGTGCAGCGGCAGAAGAACTAGGATATACGTTTTTACCCTGTGTTATCGTTGGCTTAAGTCGCGCGCCACAATTCATAACAGAGACTAAATCGTCAATTCCAGAGGTCATGTGGGCAGATTCAGTTAATGTAGCGATCGTGCCCTATAGTGCTTGTGGTGGTAGCGGTATTTTGAGCCTTAGTAACTCTTCAACACAAATTATTGCAGTGACAAACAACTCGACTGAAATATATGTTCCTCCAGAGCCTTTAGGTATTAAAGTAATTACAGTCAATTCCTACTTAGAAGCACTAGGTGTGTTAGTAGCTCAGAGGGCTGGCATCGATTTTCGAGTTTTAAATCCTGACCTATCTTCCCTTCGTCGTTTATCAGAAAACAGTGGCAAATCCTAA
- a CDS encoding CPBP family intramembrane glutamic endopeptidase: MANPNNSEFEPLSRTQILVFMGITAIFLLMVAKIWQKLGGVKLLSVEFNSQALLWSFGLALGISVTSGIVYRLWPAYRRSAEVYLELVIKPLIWTDLIWLGLLPGLSEELLFRGVMLPALGLNMAAVIVSSVLFGILHLSGSGQWPYVIWATVVGFALGYCALVTGNLVVPVIAHVITNLVSSSLWKINNRQKQQVSPDD, encoded by the coding sequence GTGGCAAATCCTAATAATTCCGAATTTGAACCCCTCAGTCGTACCCAGATTTTAGTTTTCATGGGTATAACTGCTATTTTCCTGTTGATGGTTGCCAAAATTTGGCAAAAGTTGGGAGGAGTTAAACTATTATCCGTAGAGTTTAATTCTCAAGCCCTGTTGTGGAGCTTCGGTTTGGCATTGGGAATCTCAGTTACCAGTGGTATTGTTTACCGCTTGTGGCCAGCTTATCGCCGTAGTGCCGAAGTGTATTTAGAGCTAGTAATCAAACCTTTAATTTGGACTGATCTGATTTGGCTAGGGCTGTTACCAGGATTGAGTGAAGAATTACTATTTCGCGGGGTAATGTTACCAGCCTTAGGTTTAAATATGGCTGCGGTAATTGTTTCTAGCGTGTTATTCGGGATTCTACATCTTAGTGGCTCAGGGCAATGGCCCTATGTTATTTGGGCTACTGTTGTTGGTTTTGCTCTAGGATATTGTGCTTTAGTTACTGGTAATTTAGTTGTTCCGGTAATTGCTCATGTTATTACTAATCTAGTTTCTAGCTCACTATGGAAGATTAACAATCGGCAGAAACAACAAGTAAGCCCTGATGATTAA
- the tyrS gene encoding tyrosine--tRNA ligase, with amino-acid sequence MSSLDSSNNNLDWLQRGTSEIFPDRQDSADPDENLTQRLAQSDRPLRVKLGIDPTGTDIHLGHSIPFRKLRAFQDAGHTAVVIIGDFTAQIGDPTGKSEVRRQLTAEEVKANAQSYLDQLRPILDFDTPGRLEIRYNSEWLSKLDLAQIQNLLATMTVGQMLAKEGFAERYKQEKPIFLHEFLYPLMQGYDSVAVEADVELGGTDQKFNIAVGRDLQRRFGKQTQFGLLLPILLGTDGVQKMSKSLDNYVGLQEDALSMYSKLEKTPDSLLKDYFELLTNIDLSDLPDNPREAQKLLAIEVASQFHGQDAALKAKQTAEQIVLQGNTAGGENILEYSLSSVQFPAKLFYILGASGLCKSSGEGRRQIQGGAVRLEGDRLTDVNLTFDSADDLAGKVLQVGKKKFIRLVS; translated from the coding sequence ATGTCTTCTTTAGATTCAAGTAATAATAATTTAGATTGGTTACAGAGGGGAACAAGTGAGATCTTTCCAGATCGCCAAGACTCTGCCGATCCCGATGAGAATTTGACTCAACGCCTAGCTCAAAGCGATCGCCCGTTACGAGTTAAGCTAGGCATCGATCCCACAGGTACGGATATTCATCTGGGTCATAGTATTCCTTTCCGTAAATTACGCGCTTTCCAGGATGCAGGTCATACAGCAGTAGTAATTATTGGTGATTTTACCGCTCAAATTGGCGATCCCACAGGTAAATCTGAGGTTCGTCGTCAATTAACCGCAGAGGAAGTAAAAGCTAATGCTCAAAGTTACTTAGATCAATTACGTCCTATTTTAGATTTTGATACTCCAGGACGTTTAGAAATTCGCTATAACTCTGAGTGGTTAAGTAAATTAGACTTAGCCCAAATTCAAAACTTGCTGGCGACGATGACCGTGGGGCAAATGTTAGCTAAAGAAGGCTTTGCTGAACGCTACAAACAGGAAAAACCGATTTTTCTCCATGAGTTTTTGTATCCTTTGATGCAGGGTTACGATTCTGTAGCTGTGGAAGCAGATGTAGAGTTAGGAGGAACTGACCAGAAGTTTAATATTGCAGTTGGCAGAGATTTACAAAGACGCTTTGGTAAACAGACTCAGTTCGGTTTGTTACTGCCAATTTTGTTGGGTACTGATGGAGTACAAAAAATGTCTAAATCTTTAGATAATTATGTTGGACTCCAAGAAGATGCTCTTTCTATGTATTCTAAGTTAGAGAAAACTCCAGATAGTCTACTTAAAGATTATTTTGAATTACTTACCAATATTGATCTGTCAGATTTGCCTGATAATCCTAGAGAAGCACAGAAACTACTAGCGATTGAGGTAGCATCACAGTTTCATGGTCAGGACGCAGCTTTAAAAGCCAAACAAACTGCGGAGCAAATTGTGCTTCAAGGGAATACCGCAGGTGGCGAAAACATTCTCGAATATTCTTTATCGTCGGTGCAGTTTCCTGCCAAGCTATTTTACATCTTGGGTGCTAGTGGCTTATGTAAAAGTAGTGGTGAAGGTAGAAGACAAATACAGGGAGGGGCAGTTCGTTTAGAAGGCGATCGCCTTACTGATGTTAATCTTACTTTTGATTCGGCTGATGATTTAGCCGGAAAAGTGTTACAAGTAGGCAAGAAAAAGTTTATTCGCTTAGTTTCCTGA
- a CDS encoding metal-binding protein: MPSGITHDRITLWTLPWIVGITYGFTRNGEVTLILSGGFLFSGLMFGPDLDIHSIQYKRWGLLKGIWLPYRNFLRHRSIFSHGLIIGTCIRVLYLFLIVASISIFGVAIAQLCFGFTWNWQDFARQRLYLVTHQYLEETIALFLGLELGAMSHVISDLISSHHKHRLQKKPPKTKVKR, from the coding sequence ATGCCTTCTGGTATCACACACGATCGCATTACTCTTTGGACCCTTCCCTGGATAGTGGGAATTACTTATGGTTTTACTCGCAACGGAGAAGTCACTTTGATTCTCTCTGGAGGATTTTTATTTAGTGGTTTGATGTTTGGACCTGATTTAGATATTCATTCCATCCAATATAAACGCTGGGGACTTTTAAAGGGTATCTGGCTCCCCTACCGTAATTTTCTCCGCCATCGCTCTATATTTTCCCATGGTCTAATCATTGGTACTTGTATTCGAGTATTATATTTATTCTTAATTGTGGCGTCGATCAGTATTTTTGGAGTGGCGATCGCCCAATTATGTTTCGGTTTTACGTGGAATTGGCAAGACTTCGCGCGACAAAGATTGTACCTAGTAACTCATCAGTATTTAGAGGAAACTATTGCTTTGTTCCTAGGTCTAGAATTAGGTGCAATGAGCCATGTTATTAGCGATTTGATTAGTTCCCACCATAAACATCGCCTCCAAAAAAAGCCACCTAAAACAAAAGTTAAACGATAG
- a CDS encoding MAPEG family protein: MNLSVSAILLYSIVGAVILVYVPFLVVGWGRLQAGYDQSAPRAMFDKLPPYAQRATWAHQNGFEALTIYGLAALMAYATGVDSDWAKIAAIAFLVARSLYPVFYILNIPIGRSLMFAIGSLSGWTLFALSILQVSN, encoded by the coding sequence ATGAATTTATCTGTCAGTGCAATTCTGCTCTACTCCATAGTTGGGGCAGTCATCTTGGTGTATGTACCTTTTTTAGTTGTTGGCTGGGGTCGATTACAAGCAGGATACGATCAGTCAGCACCCCGAGCCATGTTTGATAAATTGCCGCCCTATGCTCAAAGAGCCACTTGGGCACATCAAAATGGTTTTGAAGCTCTGACGATTTATGGTCTAGCTGCTTTAATGGCTTATGCTACTGGAGTTGATTCCGACTGGGCAAAAATTGCCGCGATTGCCTTTTTGGTAGCTCGTTCGTTATATCCTGTATTTTATATTCTCAATATTCCTATCGGGCGATCGCTCATGTTTGCGATTGGCTCTCTTTCTGGCTGGACTTTATTCGCTTTAAGCATTTTGCAAGTAAGCAATTAA
- a CDS encoding DNA-processing protein DprA — protein sequence MSQQPLDTTTLSDPSLDTLTQELAAIQQTSSKRIALLGSRHVPIMHQQLIEMMSYALVLGGNRLVTSGAIGTNSAAIKGAMRADSNLLTVILPQSLSRQPQESKKQLETVVHLIENSKNDSLSLGEASAMCNREIIARCQQLICFAFHDSNTLLKTCQEAEEQRKIVTLFYFD from the coding sequence TTGAGCCAACAACCATTAGATACTACAACCCTTAGTGATCCCAGCCTCGATACATTAACTCAAGAGCTAGCAGCTATTCAGCAAACTAGTTCTAAAAGAATCGCTCTACTCGGTTCTCGTCATGTACCAATCATGCACCAACAGCTAATTGAAATGATGAGCTACGCGCTAGTTTTGGGGGGGAATCGGCTGGTTACTTCGGGGGCTATTGGAACAAATTCGGCAGCTATCAAAGGTGCGATGCGTGCTGATTCTAACTTGCTAACGGTCATTTTGCCTCAGAGTTTGTCTCGCCAACCCCAAGAGTCAAAAAAGCAATTAGAGACAGTTGTTCACTTAATTGAAAACTCCAAAAATGATAGTTTGTCTTTGGGTGAAGCCAGTGCGATGTGTAATAGAGAGATTATTGCCCGTTGTCAGCAGTTAATTTGCTTCGCCTTTCATGATAGCAACACGCTTTTGAAAACCTGCCAAGAGGCGGAAGAACAACGTAAAATAGTTACTCTATTTTATTTTGATTAA
- a CDS encoding DNA double-strand break repair nuclease NurA, translated as MLDLAKIAGQIPGISQHMHKEAIASRQRLESAQKLQQQAANRQAKLIQEQTDFRDRLLFAAATPIEPLDRCFEIQPAPYSHSVFATDGSQISPSHHEIAYCYLINIGQIMLHYGQSLHPLLDSVPEVFYKTEDLYVSKQWNIRLEEWMGYRRTVSEAETLAEMACNWVLPPGEHHEIPNLALVDGSLIYWFLDGLPIEARDKILLPILAAGERLRKTNIPMMGYVSASRSTEGLNFLRFQTCEYEHPNCVVNCGDLDDKYPCQKIDGLRDSTFWGNQLQPGQRSPLYRSNLRILDLYEESQRVYFCYVNMGVEIARLEVPAWVVEDQTLFEQSLSIVMTQVQKGYGYPVALAEAHNQAVVRGGDRARFFALLEQQLIRAGLRNVGTSYKEARKRGSIA; from the coding sequence ATGCTAGATTTAGCCAAAATAGCCGGACAAATTCCAGGTATCAGCCAGCATATGCATAAGGAGGCGATCGCGTCTCGTCAGAGATTAGAGTCTGCTCAAAAGTTACAACAGCAAGCTGCTAATAGACAGGCAAAATTGATTCAAGAACAAACTGATTTCCGCGATCGCTTATTATTTGCAGCAGCTACTCCCATCGAACCTTTAGATCGCTGTTTTGAGATTCAACCAGCTCCTTACAGTCACAGTGTTTTTGCTACAGATGGTTCACAAATTTCCCCTTCCCATCATGAAATCGCTTATTGTTATCTAATTAACATTGGTCAAATAATGCTCCACTACGGGCAGAGTTTACATCCTTTGTTAGATAGCGTGCCAGAGGTATTTTATAAAACTGAAGATCTTTATGTATCAAAGCAATGGAACATTCGTTTGGAAGAATGGATGGGTTATCGGCGTACGGTTTCAGAAGCTGAAACTTTAGCGGAGATGGCTTGTAATTGGGTACTACCACCAGGGGAACATCATGAGATTCCTAATCTGGCTTTAGTTGATGGTTCGTTAATTTATTGGTTTTTAGATGGTTTACCGATTGAAGCGAGAGATAAAATCCTCCTGCCAATTTTAGCTGCTGGCGAACGACTCAGAAAAACAAATATCCCCATGATGGGCTATGTCAGCGCTTCTCGCAGTACCGAAGGACTCAACTTCTTGCGTTTTCAGACTTGTGAATACGAACATCCTAACTGTGTAGTTAATTGTGGTGATTTAGATGATAAATACCCTTGTCAGAAAATTGACGGTCTACGAGACTCAACTTTTTGGGGGAATCAACTACAACCAGGACAAAGAAGCCCTCTATATCGCAGTAATTTACGCATTCTCGATCTCTATGAAGAATCCCAAAGAGTTTATTTTTGCTATGTCAATATGGGTGTAGAAATAGCTCGCCTGGAAGTTCCTGCTTGGGTAGTAGAAGATCAGACTTTATTTGAGCAGTCTTTAAGCATCGTGATGACACAGGTACAAAAGGGTTATGGTTATCCCGTAGCACTGGCAGAAGCACATAATCAAGCAGTAGTTCGAGGAGGCGATCGCGCCCGTTTTTTTGCTTTGTTAGAACAACAGCTGATTAGGGCTGGTTTACGCAATGTCGGCACATCTTACAAAGAAGCTCGCAAACGTGGCAGTATTGCCTAA
- a CDS encoding serine hydrolase, with protein sequence MTRLRISLTPKKIVKKAAAAAGLMVSITGVAIALNWTFLRRIITYPDNPITKVDWYQPLETVKGNPSKLPKGTSTSIPQESLKEITAYAEAANSSALLVMHRGKLIWERYWRGFTPTSTFNSMSMSKTIMALLIGVAIAEGHIESELEPVANYISEWSKDERSKITLQDLLYMHSGLRNSDNTENLGSDLVQMFASTDANAVAIKIPTVQSPKQVFDYNNANTQILGEVLERATGERYADYLSTRLWQPLEANNAKIWLDRPQGNPKPFCCLFATPRDWARVGQLLLTKGQVKGKQIIASDWLDKMIQASPLEPKYGYHVWLKARTKGKTEVYDRTASQPFLAQDTIYLDGKSRQRVYVIPSYDLVIVRIGEQPEQWDDAVIPNTLVGSLLNNQE encoded by the coding sequence ATGACTCGATTGAGAATAAGTCTGACTCCCAAAAAAATTGTCAAGAAAGCTGCTGCTGCTGCTGGATTAATGGTATCAATTACAGGAGTGGCGATCGCCCTCAATTGGACTTTTTTACGTCGTATCATTACTTATCCCGACAATCCGATTACTAAGGTGGATTGGTATCAGCCTTTAGAAACTGTCAAAGGCAACCCTTCCAAGCTACCCAAAGGAACTTCTACTTCAATTCCTCAAGAAAGTCTCAAAGAAATTACCGCCTATGCTGAAGCTGCTAATTCCTCTGCTTTATTAGTAATGCACCGAGGAAAACTTATTTGGGAACGCTATTGGAGAGGATTTACTCCAACTTCCACCTTTAATTCTATGTCAATGTCAAAAACCATTATGGCACTGCTAATTGGCGTGGCGATCGCAGAAGGACATATTGAGTCAGAACTGGAACCAGTCGCCAACTATATTTCAGAATGGTCTAAAGATGAGCGAAGTAAGATTACGCTGCAAGACTTATTATATATGCATTCTGGTCTACGAAATAGTGATAATACAGAGAACTTAGGCTCTGATTTAGTGCAAATGTTTGCTAGTACTGATGCTAATGCCGTAGCTATTAAAATTCCTACTGTTCAATCTCCCAAACAGGTTTTTGATTACAACAATGCCAATACCCAAATATTAGGTGAAGTTTTAGAAAGAGCGACAGGAGAAAGATACGCTGACTATCTCTCAACTCGTCTGTGGCAACCTCTAGAAGCTAATAATGCCAAAATATGGCTCGATCGCCCTCAAGGAAATCCGAAACCTTTTTGTTGTCTATTCGCAACTCCTAGAGATTGGGCTAGAGTCGGTCAACTATTACTTACCAAAGGTCAAGTCAAGGGTAAGCAAATTATTGCCTCAGATTGGCTAGACAAAATGATTCAAGCATCTCCTCTAGAGCCTAAGTATGGCTATCATGTCTGGCTCAAAGCGCGAACAAAAGGAAAAACTGAGGTTTATGATCGCACTGCTTCCCAACCTTTTTTGGCTCAAGATACTATTTACTTGGATGGTAAGTCACGCCAACGAGTCTATGTTATTCCTTCTTATGATCTAGTTATCGTTCGTATTGGCGAACAACCAGAGCAATGGGATGATGCGGTGATTCCGAATACCCTAGTTGGTAGTCTATTAAATAATCAAGAATAG
- the leuS gene encoding leucine--tRNA ligase codes for MESRYNAAEIEQKWQQQWQESGIDQTPEKNDQPKFYALSMFPYPSGNLHMGHVRNYVITDVIARLKRMQGYRVLHPMGWDAFGLPAENAAIDRGVPPAKWTYQNIAQMRSQLKQLGLSIDWDREVATCSADYYKWTQWLFLQFLDAGLAYQKEAAVNWDPIDQTVLANEQVDNEGRSWRSGAIVERKLLKQWFFKITDYAEKLLQDLEQLEGWPERVKTMQANWIGKSVGAYLEFPIVGRDDKIAVFTTRPDTVYGVTYVVLAPEHPLTPEVTTAEQKEAVSAFIEEIKGQSEIERTAEDKPKRGILTGGKAINPFNGEEVPILIADYVLYEYGTGAVMGVPAHDVRDFKFATEKGLPIKTVIIPNDADVGAIDQSPLPNAYTEPGIMVNSGQFDGTSSVEGKTKVIEYAERQGYGKARVQYRLRDWLISRQRYWGCPIPVIHCSDCGTIPVPDKDLPVELPESVELSRRGGSPLAQLEDWINVDCPCCGKAAKRETDTMDTFIDSSWYFLRYSDANNTDIVFDKDKVNNWMPVDQYVGGIEHAILHLLYSRFFTKVLRDRGLLNFDEPFERLLTQGMVQGITYKNPKTNKYIPAADINPDDPKDPETGDKLDVFFEKMSKSKYNGVSLEQGLSKYGVDTARMFILFKAPPEKDLEWDDADVEGQFRFLNRVWALVTSYDANQVTKSSEELSKAEKDLRRAIHTAIKEISEDLNGDYQFNTAVSELMKLSNALKDSKCVKSPVYKEGIETLVLLLAPFAPHIAEELWSHLGNAESVHHQQWREVDSSALVVDEITLVVQIMGKTRGTIQVPASSDKSALEKYATESDIAQRYLEGKEIRKVIVVPNKLVNFVVAK; via the coding sequence GTGGAGTCACGATATAACGCAGCAGAGATAGAACAAAAATGGCAACAGCAATGGCAAGAATCAGGAATTGATCAAACTCCTGAAAAAAATGACCAGCCAAAATTTTATGCCCTCTCGATGTTTCCCTACCCTTCAGGAAACTTACACATGGGTCATGTCCGTAACTACGTAATCACTGACGTAATTGCTCGTCTCAAAAGAATGCAGGGTTATCGGGTATTACATCCTATGGGTTGGGATGCTTTTGGTTTACCCGCAGAAAATGCAGCGATCGATCGCGGTGTTCCTCCCGCAAAATGGACATACCAAAATATCGCTCAAATGCGATCGCAACTAAAGCAGTTAGGACTTTCCATTGACTGGGATCGGGAAGTGGCTACTTGTTCTGCCGACTATTACAAGTGGACGCAATGGCTATTTTTACAATTTCTGGATGCAGGGTTAGCCTATCAAAAAGAAGCTGCGGTTAATTGGGATCCCATTGACCAAACTGTATTGGCAAATGAGCAAGTAGATAATGAGGGACGTTCTTGGCGTTCTGGGGCGATCGTCGAACGAAAACTGCTTAAACAATGGTTCTTCAAGATTACGGACTATGCGGAAAAATTATTACAAGATTTAGAGCAGTTAGAAGGTTGGCCTGAAAGAGTAAAAACCATGCAGGCCAACTGGATCGGTAAATCCGTTGGTGCTTATTTAGAATTCCCCATCGTGGGTCGAGATGACAAGATAGCCGTATTTACTACTCGTCCAGATACTGTATATGGCGTAACTTATGTAGTTCTTGCTCCCGAGCATCCTTTGACTCCTGAAGTAACGACTGCCGAGCAAAAAGAAGCAGTGTCAGCCTTTATTGAAGAAATTAAAGGACAAAGTGAAATAGAACGAACTGCTGAAGATAAACCCAAACGAGGAATTCTAACTGGGGGCAAAGCAATTAATCCTTTTAACGGCGAAGAAGTGCCCATTTTGATTGCTGACTATGTTCTCTATGAATATGGCACAGGAGCGGTCATGGGTGTTCCCGCTCACGATGTCAGAGATTTTAAATTTGCGACTGAAAAAGGTTTGCCGATTAAAACCGTAATTATTCCCAATGATGCCGATGTAGGGGCGATTGACCAATCGCCCTTACCAAATGCTTATACTGAGCCGGGGATTATGGTCAATTCGGGGCAGTTTGATGGTACATCTTCAGTAGAGGGCAAAACCAAAGTTATTGAATATGCCGAACGACAAGGCTACGGTAAAGCCAGAGTTCAATATCGCTTGAGAGATTGGTTAATTTCTCGTCAAAGATATTGGGGATGTCCTATACCTGTAATTCACTGTTCTGATTGTGGTACTATTCCTGTACCAGATAAGGATCTTCCTGTGGAATTACCTGAATCTGTAGAATTATCAAGGCGTGGTGGTTCTCCTTTAGCTCAGTTAGAAGACTGGATCAATGTGGATTGTCCTTGTTGTGGTAAAGCTGCTAAAAGGGAAACCGATACTATGGACACCTTTATTGATTCTTCTTGGTATTTTCTGCGCTACAGCGATGCCAATAATACTGATATCGTTTTTGACAAAGATAAAGTCAATAACTGGATGCCTGTGGATCAGTACGTAGGTGGGATTGAACATGCCATTTTGCACCTGCTTTATTCTCGTTTCTTTACTAAAGTATTGCGCGATCGCGGTTTGCTTAATTTTGATGAGCCTTTTGAAAGACTGTTGACTCAAGGGATGGTACAGGGAATAACTTATAAAAATCCCAAAACTAACAAATATATTCCCGCAGCAGATATCAATCCTGATGATCCAAAAGACCCTGAAACAGGAGATAAATTAGATGTTTTCTTTGAGAAAATGTCTAAATCTAAATATAACGGTGTCAGTCTGGAACAAGGTTTAAGTAAATATGGTGTAGATACAGCGAGAATGTTTATTCTGTTTAAAGCACCACCTGAGAAGGATTTAGAATGGGATGATGCTGACGTTGAAGGGCAATTCCGTTTTTTAAATCGGGTTTGGGCTTTAGTAACTAGTTATGATGCTAATCAAGTTACCAAGTCTTCTGAAGAACTTTCTAAAGCCGAAAAAGATTTACGTAGGGCAATTCACACAGCAATAAAAGAAATTTCTGAAGATTTAAATGGAGATTATCAGTTCAATACTGCTGTCTCAGAATTAATGAAGTTGAGCAATGCCCTCAAAGATTCTAAATGTGTTAAATCCCCTGTTTATAAAGAAGGAATTGAAACTTTAGTTCTGTTACTTGCTCCTTTTGCTCCCCATATTGCCGAAGAATTATGGAGTCATTTGGGTAATGCGGAATCAGTTCATCATCAGCAATGGCGAGAAGTCGATTCCTCGGCGTTAGTGGTAGACGAAATCACCCTGGTAGTGCAAATTATGGGTAAAACTCGCGGTACGATTCAAGTCCCTGCCAGTTCTGATAAGTCAGCTCTGGAGAAATATGCTACAGAATCAGACATTGCCCAGCGTTATCTAGAAGGTAAGGAAATCAGAAAGGTAATTGTTGTACCTAATAAGCTGGTTAATTTTGTTGTAGCCAAATAG
- the menH gene encoding 2-succinyl-6-hydroxy-2,4-cyclohexadiene-1-carboxylate synthase, translating into MWDLKVLANYQFNYIFVGDRKKTIILFLHGFMGNLHDFQEVAALISEQFCCLLIDLPGHGNTEVKQDRDYAMPNLAQAIIELLKTLKINQCFLFGYSMGGRIALYLTIYFPHYFKKVILESTSPGLATKTERDRRIKQDLKLAEKLESQDYRIFLNQWYCNPLFSSFRQHPNYLHAIAKKLKNNPLKLAQSLRQMGTGMQPSLWHQLSANNVQLLLVVGEFDQKFITINQKILSFCCQSKLRIVHGSGHNVHFEQPVELANLINWFFKNN; encoded by the coding sequence ATGTGGGATTTAAAGGTGTTAGCTAACTATCAGTTTAATTATATTTTTGTCGGAGATAGAAAAAAAACTATTATTCTATTTTTGCATGGCTTCATGGGAAATCTACATGATTTTCAGGAAGTGGCTGCTCTAATCTCGGAACAATTTTGTTGTTTACTAATCGATCTACCCGGTCATGGAAATACAGAAGTAAAACAGGATCGAGATTATGCCATGCCGAACCTTGCTCAAGCAATAATTGAACTACTAAAAACATTAAAAATTAATCAATGTTTTTTATTTGGTTATTCAATGGGAGGAAGAATTGCTCTGTATTTAACTATTTATTTTCCTCATTATTTTAAAAAGGTTATCTTAGAATCTACTTCTCCAGGATTAGCAACTAAAACAGAGCGCGATCGCCGAATTAAACAAGACTTAAAACTGGCAGAAAAATTAGAATCACAGGATTATAGAATATTTCTTAATCAATGGTATTGCAATCCTCTATTTAGTTCTTTTCGCCAACACCCAAATTACCTTCATGCAATCGCCAAGAAATTAAAAAATAATCCCCTTAAGCTCGCTCAGTCACTACGTCAGATGGGAACAGGTATGCAACCTTCATTATGGCATCAGCTTTCGGCGAATAATGTCCAACTTTTACTCGTAGTCGGAGAATTTGACCAAAAATTCATTACTATTAATCAAAAAATTCTTAGTTTCTGCTGTCAATCTAAACTCAGAATAGTTCACGGTAGCGGTCATAATGTTCATTTTGAACAGCCAGTAGAACTTGCTAACCTGATAAATTGGTTTTTCAAGAACAATTAA